The Geomonas ferrireducens genome includes a window with the following:
- a CDS encoding beta-ketoacyl synthase N-terminal-like domain-containing protein, translating into MKQQSPSVAIVGIGGIFPDAPELTVFWDNIRNGKSAAREVPQGRWAVSADTAFDPEAGKPDHVYSRRGCFIEAIPHASELSGLQLDPKLADGLDPAFHLLLNAGKRAFDSAVTAKLDRSRIGVIIGNLALPSESSAQLSRALLGRSFKEKLLGHAGSDPIPNPLNRYVAGLPAGLLASALGLGGGCCTLDAACASSLYAIKLACDELLAGRADAMLTGGLSRPDPLFTQMGFSQLRALSRRGICSPFDASGDGLVVGEGAGIFVLKRLDDALAQGDRIYGVIRGIGLSNDVGGSLLAPMADGQLRAMRAAYVKAGWTPQDVDLIECHATGTPVGDATEVASLRELWGEISGKPCVIGSVKSNIGHLLTAAGSAALTKVLLAMNEETLPPTANFSQAPETFRLEESPFRVLTKAQPWKRRADGVPRRAAVSAFGFGGINAHLLVEEWLPENKAASAVPPKQVGAVAVVGLDARFGKWQDLASFRTRVLGGDEASKPSRPTDWWGAEKCAWFDREKFKETPFTGYFLDEFAQGTDQFRIPPREMEEMLPQQLLMLQSAAAAMKDAGLDNSDNLRAGVFVGIALDLNSTNFAFRWSIAEKAREWAKGLGLELSDAEIEAWIAELRDQSGPALTANRTMGALGSVVASRVAREFRCGGPSFTMSSEESSGLRALETAVRQLQSEDIDRAIVGAVDLAGDLRAVIAQHLNRPYSAFGSATPFDQSADGTVIGEGAATVVLKRLEDAERDGDRIYAVIEGVGAASGEVILPGADAYRHALERAYGEAGLTQQSVDFIEAHGSGYAGEDRMEAAALSAFFDEPGALAKPRRLAVASVKGDIGHTGAASGLASLVRGCLALYQEIIPGARTGERPLGALSGSGALFLPAGSRYWLRNRSEGPRHAGVSVFGVDGSVSHVVLKGYEKVPERAAQERVAPLGAWDEFLFCLTGSDRQELSERLQQLREAVEAKPAPDLAALSRKTCSDAKDRAEMRLAVALVARSASELASLCLQGERMLGEDAAYADAVLHPSLRDRLFFSADPMGAASKIGFVYPGSGNHFVGMGMELSARWPEVYRRQDAENLYLRDQFQPEHFWNGASLESVNENHLAVIFGQVATGCAVTDVVQRFGIKPNAVISYSLGESAGLFGTRTWTERDLMLTRMKASTLFTRDLAGECRAARMAWGEPEGKEINWCIGVVDAPEREVRRALKKTSRVYLLIVNTPDECVIGGDVKWVKHLVAMLGCRFFALQGVTTVHCEVAREVGNAYRDLHVFNTNPPAGVTFYSGAAGSAYQVNRRSAAESILAQAVEGIDYPKVIEAAYAEGVRYFIEMGPGASCSRMIGRILGNRPHVARSVCQPGTDANSGLLRLLAQLTAERVPVDLEPLFAATATATVLPSAAKKGLRFTTGGTPFAPTAPQPARPVQPQPAQPEPAPAAAPSSAPLGSSAASAAKEPAAVHAYGTASQIKQHTDAPILTRQIPSKPQALTQPIPAAPIASYAAQAPVTESQMRQPEAQPRPAAAALQPEVVQVTEPLLRQFAQAQDAGRQAHEAYLRIADDLNRSIAQTLAMQFSLQQQMLAAGIPVDAATFAAAPGSLTPGLAAQPSTSPLTAPAPYPGALPALYDYEACLEFAVGSAAKMLGPEFAEIDSYPTRVRLPDVPLQLVHRIVALEGEPKSMTHGRVVTQHDVHPGAWYLDGGRIPTCIAVEAGQADLFLSGYLGIDFITKGLAVYRLLDAVVTFHRELPVPGETINYDIHIERFFRQGETYLFRFHFEATVNGEPLLSMRNGCAGFFTQEELDAGKGIVRGAVDLRPRTGKLPADWRYLLPMQPSSFSAAHLDALRRGDLAGCFGPLFAGLPIKRPLTIPGGRMELVHRVTELSPDGGRCGLGFIRAEADIHPDDWFITCHFVDDRVMPGTLMYECCMHTLRIFLLRLGWVAEADGAAWQPVPGVASQLCCRGQVLETTKVVTYEVTVRELGYRPEPYAIVDALMYADGKPIVEITNMSARLTGTDQQTLQRLWQGGTPAAALHAAAPAADYDRRPAIYTKEQILAYSNGKPSEGFGDRYKVFDSERKIARLPGPPFQFMDRVTAVAGEPWVMAPGAMAEAQYDIPVDEWYFAADRQPRMPFCVLLEAALQPCGWLAAYVGSALVSPTDISFRNLGGTAVQHRPVTPQSGTLTATAKLTKAATSGGMIIQEFDFSVSDRQGVIYEGETMFGFFAKEALANQVGIREAAPYQPTAAEVSRGRSLPYPESHPFPEKSLRMIDRIELYVTDGGPAGLGYLKGTKRVVAEDWYFKAHFYEDPVTPGSLGLESFLQLVKFAAVQRWGWHQGDTLAAVALGHKHRWLYRGQVVPTDKEVTVLAWITAVDEERRILTAAGYLYVDGRAIYQMEDFTVQVTA; encoded by the coding sequence ATGAAGCAGCAGTCCCCATCCGTAGCAATCGTCGGCATCGGCGGAATATTCCCCGACGCGCCGGAACTGACAGTCTTTTGGGATAATATCCGCAACGGCAAAAGCGCCGCCCGCGAGGTCCCGCAGGGGCGCTGGGCCGTTTCCGCCGATACCGCCTTCGACCCGGAGGCGGGGAAGCCGGACCACGTCTATTCCAGGCGCGGCTGCTTCATCGAGGCGATCCCCCACGCTTCCGAGCTTTCGGGCCTGCAACTGGACCCGAAACTCGCCGACGGGCTTGATCCCGCGTTTCACCTCCTGCTGAACGCCGGGAAAAGGGCCTTCGACAGCGCGGTCACCGCAAAACTCGACCGTTCCCGCATCGGCGTCATCATCGGCAACCTCGCACTGCCCTCCGAATCGTCGGCGCAACTCTCCCGCGCCCTCCTCGGGCGCTCCTTCAAGGAAAAGCTCCTGGGGCACGCGGGCAGCGACCCGATCCCCAACCCGCTGAACCGCTACGTTGCCGGGCTTCCCGCCGGGCTTCTAGCCTCCGCCCTCGGCCTTGGCGGCGGCTGCTGCACCCTGGACGCCGCCTGCGCCTCGTCGCTCTACGCCATCAAGCTCGCCTGCGACGAACTGCTTGCCGGACGCGCCGACGCCATGCTCACCGGCGGCCTCTCACGCCCCGATCCCCTCTTCACCCAGATGGGCTTCTCGCAGTTACGCGCCCTCTCGCGCCGCGGCATCTGCTCGCCGTTCGACGCCTCCGGCGACGGCCTGGTCGTAGGCGAAGGTGCCGGCATCTTCGTCCTGAAGCGGCTCGACGACGCCCTCGCCCAAGGCGACAGGATCTACGGCGTGATCAGGGGGATCGGCCTCTCCAACGACGTCGGGGGAAGCCTGCTCGCCCCGATGGCCGACGGCCAGTTGCGCGCCATGCGTGCGGCCTACGTGAAGGCCGGCTGGACGCCGCAGGACGTCGACCTTATCGAGTGCCACGCTACCGGTACCCCGGTGGGGGACGCAACCGAAGTCGCGAGCCTCAGGGAGCTATGGGGCGAGATCTCGGGGAAGCCGTGCGTGATAGGGTCCGTTAAATCGAACATAGGCCATCTCCTCACCGCCGCCGGTTCCGCAGCGCTCACCAAGGTGCTTCTCGCGATGAACGAGGAGACGCTCCCCCCCACTGCCAACTTCAGCCAGGCGCCAGAAACGTTCCGGCTCGAGGAAAGCCCGTTCCGGGTCCTGACCAAGGCGCAGCCGTGGAAGCGGCGCGCCGACGGCGTACCGCGCCGCGCCGCGGTCTCAGCCTTCGGCTTCGGCGGCATCAACGCCCACCTCCTCGTCGAGGAGTGGCTCCCGGAAAACAAAGCCGCGTCAGCAGTACCCCCGAAGCAGGTTGGAGCGGTGGCCGTGGTCGGCCTCGATGCCCGCTTCGGCAAGTGGCAGGATCTTGCCTCCTTCCGGACCCGCGTGCTCGGCGGCGACGAGGCTTCGAAGCCTTCCCGTCCGACCGACTGGTGGGGTGCCGAAAAGTGCGCCTGGTTCGATCGCGAAAAGTTCAAGGAGACCCCTTTCACCGGCTATTTCCTGGACGAGTTCGCCCAGGGGACGGACCAGTTCCGCATCCCGCCGCGCGAGATGGAGGAGATGCTCCCGCAGCAGCTTCTCATGCTGCAATCGGCGGCGGCCGCGATGAAGGACGCGGGGCTCGACAACAGCGACAACCTGCGCGCCGGCGTCTTCGTCGGCATAGCACTCGACCTGAACAGCACCAACTTCGCCTTCCGCTGGTCCATCGCCGAAAAGGCACGGGAATGGGCGAAAGGGCTTGGCCTGGAACTCTCCGACGCCGAGATTGAGGCGTGGATCGCCGAGCTGCGCGACCAGAGCGGGCCTGCTTTGACGGCGAACCGCACCATGGGCGCCCTCGGGAGCGTGGTGGCGAGCCGCGTCGCGCGCGAGTTCCGCTGCGGCGGCCCGAGCTTCACCATGTCGAGCGAGGAAAGCTCCGGCCTGCGCGCCCTGGAGACCGCGGTACGCCAGCTGCAGTCCGAGGACATCGACCGCGCCATCGTGGGCGCCGTAGACCTCGCGGGCGACCTGAGGGCCGTCATCGCGCAACACCTGAACCGCCCGTACTCCGCCTTCGGGAGCGCCACCCCGTTCGACCAGTCCGCCGACGGCACCGTCATCGGCGAGGGGGCCGCCACCGTGGTCCTCAAGCGACTCGAGGACGCGGAGCGCGACGGCGACCGCATCTACGCCGTAATCGAGGGGGTCGGCGCCGCCAGCGGCGAAGTGATCCTCCCCGGCGCCGACGCCTACCGCCACGCCCTGGAGCGTGCCTACGGCGAAGCAGGTTTGACGCAGCAGAGCGTCGACTTCATCGAGGCCCACGGCAGCGGCTACGCCGGTGAAGACCGCATGGAAGCAGCCGCCCTGAGCGCGTTCTTCGACGAGCCCGGCGCCTTGGCCAAGCCGCGCCGTCTCGCCGTCGCGAGCGTAAAGGGGGACATCGGCCACACCGGCGCCGCCTCCGGCCTCGCCTCGCTCGTGCGCGGCTGCCTCGCCCTCTACCAGGAGATCATCCCCGGTGCCCGCACGGGCGAACGCCCACTGGGCGCCCTCTCCGGCTCCGGCGCCCTCTTCCTCCCCGCCGGGTCGCGCTACTGGCTCAGAAACCGCAGTGAAGGCCCACGCCACGCAGGCGTCAGCGTCTTCGGGGTAGACGGCAGCGTAAGTCACGTGGTGCTGAAGGGTTACGAGAAGGTACCGGAACGCGCCGCACAGGAGCGCGTTGCGCCGCTTGGCGCTTGGGACGAGTTCCTCTTCTGCCTCACCGGTTCCGATCGTCAGGAACTCTCCGAAAGGCTGCAGCAGTTGCGGGAAGCGGTGGAAGCAAAGCCCGCCCCTGACCTCGCCGCCCTCTCCCGGAAGACCTGCTCTGACGCCAAGGACCGCGCCGAGATGCGCCTTGCCGTGGCGCTCGTGGCTCGGAGCGCCTCCGAGCTGGCATCGCTTTGCCTGCAGGGGGAGCGGATGCTTGGTGAAGACGCCGCCTACGCCGACGCGGTGCTGCACCCGTCGCTGCGTGACCGGCTCTTCTTCAGCGCGGACCCGATGGGCGCCGCGTCGAAAATCGGCTTCGTCTATCCCGGTTCCGGGAACCATTTCGTCGGCATGGGGATGGAGCTCTCGGCGCGCTGGCCTGAGGTCTACCGGCGCCAGGACGCGGAGAACCTCTACCTGCGCGACCAGTTCCAGCCAGAGCATTTCTGGAACGGCGCTTCGCTCGAGAGCGTCAATGAAAACCACCTCGCGGTCATCTTCGGCCAGGTGGCGACGGGATGCGCCGTAACCGACGTGGTGCAGCGCTTCGGGATCAAGCCGAACGCGGTGATCAGCTACAGCCTCGGCGAATCGGCCGGCCTCTTCGGCACCCGGACCTGGACCGAGCGCGACCTCATGCTCACCCGCATGAAGGCCTCCACCCTCTTCACCCGCGACCTCGCCGGAGAATGCCGCGCCGCGCGCATGGCGTGGGGCGAGCCCGAGGGGAAGGAGATCAACTGGTGCATCGGCGTCGTCGACGCGCCGGAGCGCGAGGTGCGCCGCGCGCTGAAGAAAACCTCCCGCGTCTACCTCCTCATCGTGAACACGCCGGACGAGTGCGTCATCGGCGGGGACGTCAAGTGGGTGAAGCACCTGGTCGCCATGCTGGGCTGCCGTTTCTTCGCGCTGCAGGGGGTTACCACGGTGCACTGCGAGGTGGCGCGCGAGGTCGGCAACGCCTACCGCGACCTGCACGTATTCAACACCAACCCGCCCGCCGGGGTCACCTTCTACAGCGGCGCAGCCGGCAGCGCCTACCAGGTGAACCGCCGCAGCGCCGCGGAGTCCATCCTGGCCCAGGCGGTCGAGGGGATCGACTACCCTAAGGTGATCGAAGCGGCCTATGCCGAAGGGGTGCGTTATTTCATCGAGATGGGGCCGGGCGCTTCGTGCAGCCGCATGATCGGGCGCATCCTCGGGAACCGCCCCCACGTGGCCCGCTCCGTCTGCCAGCCCGGCACCGACGCCAACTCGGGACTCTTGAGGCTACTGGCGCAGCTAACCGCCGAGAGGGTCCCGGTTGACCTGGAACCGCTCTTCGCCGCGACCGCAACTGCGACCGTCCTGCCGTCCGCGGCGAAAAAAGGGCTCCGCTTCACCACCGGCGGAACCCCGTTCGCACCGACTGCTCCGCAACCTGCTCGACCCGTGCAGCCGCAACCGGCACAGCCGGAGCCGGCGCCTGCCGCCGCGCCGTCCAGCGCCCCGCTTGGTTCAAGCGCCGCGTCCGCCGCAAAAGAGCCGGCTGCGGTTCACGCTTACGGTACGGCGTCACAGATAAAGCAACACACAGATGCGCCGATACTTACCCGGCAAATTCCTTCTAAGCCACAGGCGCTTACACAACCTATACCTGCTGCGCCGATCGCTTCATATGCGGCACAGGCACCGGTAACGGAGTCGCAGATGAGGCAGCCGGAAGCTCAACCAAGGCCCGCCGCGGCGGCCCTTCAACCCGAAGTCGTGCAGGTTACCGAACCGCTGCTGCGCCAGTTCGCCCAGGCGCAGGACGCGGGCCGCCAGGCCCACGAGGCCTACCTGCGTATCGCCGACGATCTCAACCGCTCCATCGCGCAGACCCTAGCGATGCAGTTCTCGCTCCAGCAGCAAATGCTCGCTGCCGGGATTCCGGTAGATGCTGCGACATTCGCAGCCGCGCCGGGTTCGTTGACGCCGGGCCTAGCGGCTCAGCCGTCCACCTCCCCTCTCACCGCACCGGCTCCCTACCCTGGTGCACTCCCGGCCCTATACGACTACGAGGCGTGCCTGGAGTTCGCGGTAGGTTCCGCCGCCAAGATGCTCGGCCCCGAGTTCGCCGAGATCGACAGCTATCCGACCAGGGTAAGACTGCCGGACGTGCCGCTGCAGCTCGTGCACCGCATCGTCGCCCTCGAGGGCGAGCCGAAATCGATGACGCACGGCCGGGTGGTCACCCAGCACGACGTGCACCCCGGCGCCTGGTACCTGGACGGCGGCCGCATCCCGACCTGCATCGCCGTCGAAGCGGGCCAGGCGGACCTGTTCCTTTCCGGCTACCTCGGCATTGACTTCATCACCAAGGGGCTCGCCGTCTACCGGCTCCTCGACGCCGTGGTGACCTTCCACCGCGAACTTCCGGTGCCAGGCGAGACCATCAACTACGACATCCACATCGAGCGTTTCTTCAGGCAGGGGGAAACCTACCTGTTCCGTTTCCACTTCGAGGCAACGGTGAACGGGGAGCCGCTTCTCTCCATGCGCAACGGCTGCGCCGGGTTCTTCACCCAGGAGGAGCTCGACGCCGGCAAAGGGATCGTGCGCGGTGCGGTCGACCTGCGCCCCCGCACCGGGAAGCTCCCCGCTGATTGGCGTTACCTCTTGCCGATGCAGCCCTCTTCCTTCAGCGCGGCGCACTTGGACGCCCTCAGGCGCGGCGACCTTGCCGGCTGCTTCGGGCCGCTCTTCGCCGGTCTGCCGATCAAGCGCCCGCTCACCATCCCCGGGGGACGCATGGAACTCGTGCACCGCGTCACCGAGCTTTCCCCGGACGGCGGACGCTGCGGGCTCGGCTTCATCAGGGCCGAGGCGGACATCCACCCGGACGACTGGTTCATCACCTGCCACTTCGTCGACGACCGCGTCATGCCCGGCACGCTCATGTACGAGTGCTGCATGCATACGCTGCGCATCTTCCTGCTCCGCCTGGGGTGGGTCGCCGAGGCCGATGGCGCGGCATGGCAGCCGGTTCCCGGCGTGGCAAGCCAGCTCTGCTGCCGCGGTCAGGTACTCGAAACGACCAAGGTGGTCACCTACGAGGTGACGGTGCGCGAACTTGGGTACCGCCCCGAGCCCTACGCTATCGTCGACGCGCTCATGTACGCCGACGGCAAGCCGATTGTGGAGATCACCAACATGTCGGCCCGCCTCACCGGCACCGATCAGCAGACGCTGCAGCGTCTCTGGCAAGGGGGAACTCCCGCCGCAGCGCTCCACGCGGCAGCACCGGCGGCGGACTACGACCGCAGACCCGCAATTTACACAAAAGAGCAGATCCTCGCCTACAGTAACGGCAAGCCGTCCGAAGGGTTCGGCGACCGCTACAAGGTGTTCGACAGCGAGAGAAAGATCGCCCGTCTGCCAGGTCCTCCCTTCCAGTTCATGGACCGGGTCACCGCCGTTGCGGGAGAACCGTGGGTGATGGCACCGGGCGCCATGGCCGAGGCACAGTACGACATCCCTGTGGACGAGTGGTACTTCGCGGCCGACCGCCAGCCGCGCATGCCCTTCTGCGTGCTGCTCGAAGCCGCTCTGCAGCCCTGCGGCTGGCTCGCCGCCTACGTTGGCTCCGCGCTCGTGAGCCCGACCGACATCTCCTTTCGCAACCTTGGCGGTACGGCGGTGCAGCACCGCCCGGTCACCCCGCAAAGCGGCACGCTAACCGCCACCGCGAAGCTTACCAAGGCGGCCACCTCGGGCGGCATGATCATCCAGGAGTTCGACTTCTCGGTATCGGACCGTCAGGGCGTCATCTACGAGGGGGAGACCATGTTCGGGTTCTTCGCCAAGGAGGCGCTGGCGAACCAGGTCGGGATACGCGAAGCCGCACCGTACCAGCCCACGGCGGCCGAGGTGTCGCGCGGGCGTTCGCTCCCCTATCCCGAGTCCCACCCCTTCCCGGAGAAGTCGCTCCGCATGATCGACCGGATCGAACTGTACGTCACCGACGGCGGCCCTGCCGGGCTTGGCTACCTGAAGGGGACCAAGAGGGTCGTCGCCGAGGACTGGTACTTCAAGGCGCACTTCTACGAGGACCCGGTCACGCCTGGGTCGCTCGGGCTCGAGTCGTTCCTGCAGCTGGTTAAGTTCGCCGCCGTGCAGCGCTGGGGATGGCACCAGGGGGACACCCTCGCCGCCGTAGCACTCGGGCACAAACACCGCTGGCTCTACCGCGGTCAGGTGGTGCCGACCGACAAGGAAGTCACCGTCCTGGCCTGGATCACCGCAGTCGACGAAGAAAGGCGCATCCTGACTGCCGCCGGTTATCTCTACGTGGACGGCCGCGCCATCTACCAGATGGAAGATTTCACCGTCCAGGTCACGGCTTAA